Proteins from one Rosa chinensis cultivar Old Blush chromosome 7, RchiOBHm-V2, whole genome shotgun sequence genomic window:
- the LOC112179488 gene encoding CBS domain-containing protein CBSCBSPB1 isoform X2, whose protein sequence is MASQGGSSRRSLSMTNASLQEKKKSSESHHGGGGHDAGRKSLSASRPPVGLTGERTVKRLRLSKALTVPESTSIQEACRRMAARRVDALLLTDSNALLCGILTDKDIATRVIARELNLEETLVSKVMTRNPIFVLSDTLAVEALQKMVQGKFRHLPVVENGEVIALLDIAKCLYDAIARMERAAEKGKAIAAAVEGVEKHWGSSNSGSNTFVETLREKLFRPSLSTIIPENTKVLTVSPTDTVLATAKKMQEMRISSAVVTVDNKPRGILTSKDILMRVVSQNLPPKTTLVEKVMTPNPECASVDTPIVDALHTMHDGKFLHLPVVDRDGGIVAVVDVIHITHAAVATVGNSAGVFNETASTMMQKFWDSAMALSPNDEDEECRSENSLRLASEGAETRGSHPFPSPIFPNTFAFKIQDKKGRMHRFTCNIQSLTDLITSIIHRMGDDIDRHNLPQILYEDEDRDKVILASDSDLAAAVDHARQVGWKGLRLHLDFSKTPGRRRRATAGGTMDYAYADSAWASAYSAVAAGAAIAAGFGVLAYLKRAGNN, encoded by the exons GGGGTTAACCGGAGAGCGCACGGTAAAACGTTTGCGGCTATCAAAGGCTCTAACGGTACCTGAAAGTACTAGTATTCAAGAAGCTTGTCGTCGGATGGCTGCTCGTAGAGTTGATGCGTTGTTGTTAACCGACTCTAATGCATTGCTTTGTGGAATACTTACCGACAAG GATATAGCAACGAGAGTTATTGCACGCGAGCTTAATCTTGAGGAAACACTTGTTTCTAAAGTTATGACGAGGAACCCAATATTTGTACTTTCTGACACTCTTGCAGTCGAAGCCCTTCAGAAGATGGTTCAAG GAAAATTCAGACATTTGCCTGTGGTGGAGAATGGAGAGGTAATTGCTTTGCTAGATATAGCAAAGTGTTTGTATGATGCTATTGCTCGAATGGAAAGGGCAGCTGAAAAGGGAAAGGCTATTGCTGCTGCTGTGGAAGGTGTTGAAAAACATTGGGGCAGCTCTAATTCTG GTTCCAATACATTTGTTGAAACACTTCGTGAAAAGTTGTTTAGGCCATCTTTGTCTACAATCATTCCGGAGAATACAAA GGTCTTGACAGTTTCGCCAACAGATACAGTTTTGGCAACAGCAAAGAAGATGCAGGAGATGCGAATTAGTTCTGCAGTTGTGACAGTTGATAACAAGCCACGAGGAATTCTTAC TTCTAAGGATATTTTGATGCGGGTCGTATCACAAAATCTTCCTCCAAAGACCACCCTTGTAGAGAAG GTCATGACTCCAAATCCAGAATGTGCCTCGGTTGATACACCAATTGTTGATGCACTGCACACTATGCATGATGGAAAATTTTTGCACCTGCCTGTAGTAGACAGAG ATGGAGGTATAGTTGCTGTTGTTGATGTAATTCATATCACTCATGCTGCTGTGGCCACT GTTGGAAATAGTGCTGGAGTGTTTAATGAGACCGCAAGTACTATGATGCAGAAGTTTTGGGATTCTGCCATGGCCTTAAGTCCaaatgatgaagatgaggaaTGTCGAAG TGAAAATTCTTTAAGACTGGCTTCTGAGGGAGCAGAGACTAGGGGGTCACATCCCTTTCCATCACCAATTTTTCCAAATACttttgctttcaagattcaggATAAGAAAGGCCGAATGCACAGATTTACTTGCA aTATTCAGAGTTTGACTGATCTTATAACTTCCATTATTCATAGAATGGGAGATGACATTGACCGCCACAACCTTCCTCAGATATTG TATGAAGACGAAGATCGTGATAAAGTAATATTGGCATCTGATAGTGATCTCGCTGCAGCCGTGGACCATGCCAGGCAAGTTGGTTGGaag GGCTTGAGATTGCATTTAGATTTCTCAAAAACACCTGGTCGTCGTCGAAGGGCTACAGCTGGTGGAACCATGGATTATGCTTATGCAGATTCTGCTTGGGCGTCAGCATACAGTGCCGTGGCAGCTGGGGCTGCAATTGCTGCTGGCTTTGGCGTTTTGGCATACTTGAAGAGAGCCGGCAATAACTGA
- the LOC112179488 gene encoding CBS domain-containing protein CBSCBSPB1 isoform X1 — MASQGGSSRRSLSMTNASLQEKKKSSESHHGGGGHDAGRKSLSASRPPVGLTGERTVKRLRLSKALTVPESTSIQEACRRMAARRVDALLLTDSNALLCGILTDKDIATRVIARELNLEETLVSKVMTRNPIFVLSDTLAVEALQKMVQGKFRHLPVVENGEVIALLDIAKCLYDAIARMERAAEKGKAIAAAVEGVEKHWGSSNSDAGSNTFVETLREKLFRPSLSTIIPENTKVLTVSPTDTVLATAKKMQEMRISSAVVTVDNKPRGILTSKDILMRVVSQNLPPKTTLVEKVMTPNPECASVDTPIVDALHTMHDGKFLHLPVVDRDGGIVAVVDVIHITHAAVATVGNSAGVFNETASTMMQKFWDSAMALSPNDEDEECRSENSLRLASEGAETRGSHPFPSPIFPNTFAFKIQDKKGRMHRFTCNIQSLTDLITSIIHRMGDDIDRHNLPQILYEDEDRDKVILASDSDLAAAVDHARQVGWKGLRLHLDFSKTPGRRRRATAGGTMDYAYADSAWASAYSAVAAGAAIAAGFGVLAYLKRAGNN; from the exons GGGGTTAACCGGAGAGCGCACGGTAAAACGTTTGCGGCTATCAAAGGCTCTAACGGTACCTGAAAGTACTAGTATTCAAGAAGCTTGTCGTCGGATGGCTGCTCGTAGAGTTGATGCGTTGTTGTTAACCGACTCTAATGCATTGCTTTGTGGAATACTTACCGACAAG GATATAGCAACGAGAGTTATTGCACGCGAGCTTAATCTTGAGGAAACACTTGTTTCTAAAGTTATGACGAGGAACCCAATATTTGTACTTTCTGACACTCTTGCAGTCGAAGCCCTTCAGAAGATGGTTCAAG GAAAATTCAGACATTTGCCTGTGGTGGAGAATGGAGAGGTAATTGCTTTGCTAGATATAGCAAAGTGTTTGTATGATGCTATTGCTCGAATGGAAAGGGCAGCTGAAAAGGGAAAGGCTATTGCTGCTGCTGTGGAAGGTGTTGAAAAACATTGGGGCAGCTCTAATTCTG ATGCAGGTTCCAATACATTTGTTGAAACACTTCGTGAAAAGTTGTTTAGGCCATCTTTGTCTACAATCATTCCGGAGAATACAAA GGTCTTGACAGTTTCGCCAACAGATACAGTTTTGGCAACAGCAAAGAAGATGCAGGAGATGCGAATTAGTTCTGCAGTTGTGACAGTTGATAACAAGCCACGAGGAATTCTTAC TTCTAAGGATATTTTGATGCGGGTCGTATCACAAAATCTTCCTCCAAAGACCACCCTTGTAGAGAAG GTCATGACTCCAAATCCAGAATGTGCCTCGGTTGATACACCAATTGTTGATGCACTGCACACTATGCATGATGGAAAATTTTTGCACCTGCCTGTAGTAGACAGAG ATGGAGGTATAGTTGCTGTTGTTGATGTAATTCATATCACTCATGCTGCTGTGGCCACT GTTGGAAATAGTGCTGGAGTGTTTAATGAGACCGCAAGTACTATGATGCAGAAGTTTTGGGATTCTGCCATGGCCTTAAGTCCaaatgatgaagatgaggaaTGTCGAAG TGAAAATTCTTTAAGACTGGCTTCTGAGGGAGCAGAGACTAGGGGGTCACATCCCTTTCCATCACCAATTTTTCCAAATACttttgctttcaagattcaggATAAGAAAGGCCGAATGCACAGATTTACTTGCA aTATTCAGAGTTTGACTGATCTTATAACTTCCATTATTCATAGAATGGGAGATGACATTGACCGCCACAACCTTCCTCAGATATTG TATGAAGACGAAGATCGTGATAAAGTAATATTGGCATCTGATAGTGATCTCGCTGCAGCCGTGGACCATGCCAGGCAAGTTGGTTGGaag GGCTTGAGATTGCATTTAGATTTCTCAAAAACACCTGGTCGTCGTCGAAGGGCTACAGCTGGTGGAACCATGGATTATGCTTATGCAGATTCTGCTTGGGCGTCAGCATACAGTGCCGTGGCAGCTGGGGCTGCAATTGCTGCTGGCTTTGGCGTTTTGGCATACTTGAAGAGAGCCGGCAATAACTGA
- the LOC112179764 gene encoding non-specific phospholipase C6, with translation MGASKTRPLLLPSSFFLLLLTLSWTSPITHLALAQQQQQQQPIKTIVVLVMENRSFDHLLGWMKKAINPAINGVTGQECNPVSTKNPDPKSICFTDDAEFVDPDPGHSFEAVTQQVFGSSPNPSMSGFVEQALSMSPNLSETVMKGFRPESVPVYASLVCEFAVFDRWFSAIPGPTQPNRLFVYSATSHGSTSHVKKQLARGYPQKTIFDSVHENGMDFGVYFQNIPTTMFYRNMRKLKYILKFHQYDLKFKKHARDGKLPSLTVIEPRYFDLKGMPANDDHPSHDVANGQKLVKEVYETLRASPQWNETLLVITYDEHGGFYDHVQTPYVNVPNPDGNSGPAPYFFKFDRLGVRVPTIMISPWIKKGTVISGPQGPTPNSEFEHSSIPATIKKMFNLSSNFLTHRDAWAGTFEQVVGQLTSPRTDCPVTLPDVTPLRTTEAKEDSGLSEFQGEVVQLAAVLNGDHFLSSFPDGMSKKMTVKEAHDYVKGAVSRFIRASKEAIKLGADKSAIVDMRSSLTTRSKTKN, from the exons ATGGGAGCCTCCAAGACCAGACCTTTACTCTTGCCATCTTCATTCTTCTTGCTGCTTCTCACACTGTCATGGACTTCTCCAATAACCCATTTGGCTCTGGcccagcaacaacaacaacaacaacccatCAAGACCATTGTGGTTCTGGTCATGGAGAACAGGTCCTTTGATCACTTGCTTGGGTGGATGAAGAAAGCTATAAACCCAGCCATCAATGGCGTCACAGGCCAAGAATGTAACCCTGTTTCGACCAAAAACCCGGACCCGAAGTCCATCTGCTTCACGGACGATGCCGAGTTTGTGGATCCGGATCCGGGTCATTCGTTTGAGGCTGTGACGCAGCAGGTATTTGGGTCTAGTCCTAATCCTTCAATGTCAGGTTTTGTTGAGCAAGCACTTTCTATGTCTCCCAATCTATCCGAGACTGTCATGAAGGGGTTTAGGCCGGAATCTGTGCCGGTTTACGCTTCTTTAGTCTGTGAATTTGCGGTTTTTGATAGGTGGTTCTCTGCAATTCCGGGCCCAACACAGCCTAACAGGCTGTTTGTGTACTCTGCAACTTCACACGGCTCCACCAGCCATGTGAAGAAGCAATTGGCTCGGGGCTACCCGCAGAAAACAATATTCGACTCGGTTCATGAGAATGGCATGGATTTTGGGGTCTACTTCCAGAACATACCCACCACCATGTTTTACAGAAACATGAGGAAGTTGAAATACATATTGAAATTTCATCAGTATGATTTGAAGTTCAAGAAACATGCTAGAGATGGCAAGCTACCGAGCTTGACGGTGATCGAGCCTCGCTATTTCGATCTGAAAGGGATGCCGGCGAACGATGATCACCCTTCTCATGATGTTGCCAATGGGCAGAAGCTGGTGAAGGAGGTCTATGAGACACTGAGGGCTAGTCCTCAGTGGAATGAGACCCTTTTGGTCATTACTTATGATGAGCATGGTGGGTTTTATGATCATGTCCAGACTCCTTATGTCAATGTCCCTAATCCGGATGGGAATAGCGGCCCTGCTCCTTATTTCTTCAAGTTTGATCGGCTCGGCGTTCGCGTGCCGACGATTATGATCTCTCCATGGATCAAGAAAGGGACCG TAATAAGTGGTCCACAAGGACCTACGCCAAATTCTGAGTTTGAGCATTCTTCAATACCTGCCACAATAAAGAAGATGTTCAATCTCTCCTCGAATTTCTTGACTCATAGGGATGCATGGGCTGGGACATTTGAACAAGTTGTTGGGCAATTAACTTCTCCAAGGACAGACTGCCCAG TGACGTTGCCGGATGTGACGCCTTTGAGGACCACAGAGGCGAAGGAAGACAGCGGTTTATCCGAGTTTCAGGGTGAGGTAGTCCAGTTAGCTGCAGTGCTTAATGGAGATCACTTCTTGAGCAGCTTCCCTGATGGAATGAGCAAGAAGATGACTGTGAAGGAAGCTCATGACTATGTAAAGGGTGCTGTTTCTAGGTTCATTAGAGCAAGCAAAGAGGCAATCAAGTTGGGAGCAGATAAATCAGCAATTGTAGATATGCGATCTTCCCTCACAACCAGgtccaaaactaaaaattaa
- the LOC112177348 gene encoding RNA polymerase II C-terminal domain phosphatase-like 4, protein MSLAVDSPIPDSSASSDPVDDFAGFLDEVLDSDSDEDVASLQSTKRRKVEVNSNGSSSISSSEVLEVEKNGSLCEHLAGSYKDMCLICGQRLDQNENEKSELEELRVNNIREIDQGKRNSKTRELLLGRKKLHLVLDLDHTLLNTTAVGYLTPQERYLLEGDHSLEDVFVVRNSPVDLVTKLRPFVGTFLKEASEMFEMSVYTMGERPYAQQMVKLLDPRNEYFGDRVVSRDDSTRKFEKNLDVVCAKESAVLVLDDTQQVWIKQNQDNVVLMRRYLFFRNSYDSFGFKYCMSHSELKTDESDEQTQGAYLAAILQLLKRIHSMFFDDKVAARDNLIDRDVRQVLKSVGSQVLKGCKIAFGCVLASAAQADLWNMAEKLGAVCSTEVMDPSVTHVIETDAETENSQWAVKDGKFLVHPQWIQAASFMWQKQPEDMFSIS, encoded by the coding sequence ATGAGTCTAGCCGTCGATTCTCCGATACCCGACTCATCCGCCAGCAGCGATCCCGTCGATGACTTCGCCGGCTTTCTCGACGAAGTACTCGATTCCGATTCCGACGAGGACGTGGCAAGTTTGCAGAGCACAAAGCGTCGTAAGGTGGAGGTGAATAGTAATGGGTCGTCTTCAATTTCGAGCTCGGAAGTCTTGGAAGTAGAGAAGAATGGTTCTTTGTGTGAACATCTTGCTGGTTCTTACAAAGATATGTGTTTGATTTGTGGGCAAAGGTTGGATCagaatgagaatgagaaatCCGAGTTGGAGGAGTTGCGGGTTAACAATATTCGTGAAATTGACCAAGGAAAACGAAATTCAAAGACTAGGGAGTTGCTGCTAGGACGCAAGAAACTTCATTTGGTGCTTGATCTGGATCACACATTGCTCAATACTACTGCGGTGGGGTACTTGACGCCGCAGGAACGGTACTTGTTAGAGGGAGATCACTCTCTGGAAGATGTTTTCGTGGTGCGAAATTCGCCTGTGGATTTGGTGACCAAATTGAGGCCGTTTGTTGGGACGTTTTTGAAGGAGGCCAGTGAGATGTTTGAGATGTCCGTGTACACAATGGGGGAAAGGCCATATGCGCAGCAGATGGTTAAGCTGCTGGATCCTCGAAATGAGTACTTTGGTGATAGAGTTGTATCGAGAGATGATAGCACCAGGAAGTTTGAAAAGAATTTGGATGTTGTGTGTGCTAAAGAGAGTGCTGTTTTGGTGCTTGATGATACACAGCAAGTGTGGATAAAGCAGAATCAGGACAATGTGGTACTAATGCGGAGGTATCTGTTCTTTAGGAACAGTTATGACTCTTTTGGCTTCAAGTATTGTATGTCTCATTCGGAGTTGAAGACTGATGAAAGTGATGAGCAGACTCAAGGAGCTTATCTAGCAGCTATTCTTCAGCTTCTTAAACGAATCCACAGCATGTTCTTCGATGATAAAGTGGCTGCGCGGGACAATCTAATTGATAGAGATGTGAGGCAAGTGTTAAAAAGTGTTGGGAGTCAAGTCTTGAAAGGGTGTAAAATCGCCTTCGGCTGTGTTTTGGCATCAGCAGCCCAAGCTGATTTGTGGAACATGGCAGAGAAGTTGGGAGCAGTTTGTTCCACAGAAGTAATGGATCCATCAGTCACACATGTGATCGAAACAGATGCGGAAACAGAAAATTCTCAATGGGCAGTGAAAGACGGCAAGTTTCTGGTCCATCCACAGTGGATTCAGGCTGCAAGTTTTATGTGGCAAAAGCAACCTGAAGACATGTTCTCTATATCATAG
- the LOC112179505 gene encoding RNA polymerase II C-terminal domain phosphatase-like 4, translating into MNSLCDYCGNFVMSIGFIPKGVSNTLSDEFIDRLRKVNTNYMLRLRKLHLVLDLNHTLLALTKLCDLTPEEEEYLNNTQTLQDVFKVQAPDDSMSPMIIKLRPFVRTFLSKASDMFEMYVYEDASQSLVRKMVELLDPKNDYFGQRVISREDYFWSNHMGKKHLDLVLGQESAVLILGDNLEAWTEQNQKNIAVPVQKYPFFKQSCGQKSRRKSLCELKNDEGGIYLANVLRRLRRIHSMFFNDQVMCDEVFNRDVRMVLKSVEWISKIDKRKKLKSVKMISKTDKLLLRKKALSNCMWKKSDHRKKKKTEKMEEQSPEASYVEKLEDPESSVVAAAADDVGTSPAPWVHPSWIEKSIHLWKKSHADKGTVITEEGEFSCSSYWNSGIDNQRGNEGVALGRPEK; encoded by the coding sequence ATGAATTCTTTGTGTGATTACTGTGGCAACTTTGTTATGAGTATTGGTTTCATACCCAAGGGGGTCTCCAATACCCTAAGTGATGAATTCATTGACCGTTTACGTAAGGTCAACACTAACTATATGCTACGCCTTAGAAAACTCCACCTAGTACTTGATCTAAATCACACCCTGCTGGCTCTCACAAAACTATGTGATCTGACTcccgaagaagaagaatatttaAACAATACCCAAACACTGCAAGATGTTTTCAAAGTGCAAGCTCCTGATGACAGTATGAGCCCTATGATTATCAAGTTGAGACCCTTTGTTAGAACCTTTCTCAGCAAAGCAAGTGACATGTTCGAAATGTATGTTTACGAAGATGCTTCTCAATCTCTTGTGAGGAAGATGGTTGAGCTACTGGATCCTAAGAATGACTACTTTGGTCAAAGAGTGATTTCGCGCGAGGATTATTTTTGGAGCAACCACATGGGAAAGAAGCATCTTGATCTTGTGCTTGGCCAGGAGTCTGCTGTTTTGATCCTTGGGGATAACCTCGAGGCATGGACGGAGCAAAATCAAAAGAACATAGCAGTACCAGTGCAAAAGTATCCTTTCTTTAAACAAAGTTGTGGCCAGAAGAGCAGGCGCAAGTCTCTTTGTGAGTTGAAAAATGATGAAGGGGGGATTTATCTTGCAAATGTTCTTCGACGTCTTAGGCGAATACACAGTATGTTCTTTAATGATCAAGTGATGTGTGATGAGGTTTTCAACAGAGATGTGAGGATGGTGTTAAAAAGTGTCGAATGGATTTCCAAGATCGATAAGAGGAAGAAGTTAAAAAGTGTCAAAATGATTTCTAAGACCGATAAGCTTCTGTTGAGGAAGAAGGCATTATCAAACTGTATGTGGAAAAAGAGTGATCaccggaagaagaagaagacagagaAGATGGAAGAGCAGTCACCGGAAGCTTCTTATGTTGAAAAACTAGAGGATCCAGAATCATCGGTGGTGGCTGCAGCAGCTGATGATGTTGGAACGTCACCGGCTCCTTGGGTACACCCTAGCTGGATTGAAAAATCAATCCATTTGTGGAAAAAGAGTCATGCAGACAAGGGCACTGTTATCACCGAGGAGGGCGAATTTAGTTGCAGCTCATATTGGAACTCTGGAATAGATAATCAGCGGGGAAATGAGGGAGTTGCCCTTGGAAGGCCAGAGAAATAG
- the LOC112177349 gene encoding RNA polymerase II C-terminal domain phosphatase-like 4 produces the protein MSLGTDCPPIHNNSGDEFSICEERTTKRPKVEEEINDHHLGTTSMHQIEIKDTCASCLCDDCANFAVTFSFKYNDGEIELLRKVATHEILHRRKLQLVLNLNHTLLRVAGIDDLTLEDEAYLDTQFTDDPLRQDILIVTVPPKMKSMFLKFRPFVQTFLKEASDMFEMNVYSNSPLSLVREIIRLLDPRNEYFGSRVFSRDDFCSTHPKNKCLDVLLAQESAVLILDHKLEAWREQNQNNVMPMQEYFFCEEEESELRSCCEMETNEGYYLALILQRLKQIHNRFFDDEVICDKLIDRDVRKVLETLRGSVLGGCKIAFDPLQADKLQLWKMAEQLGATCVEQMDASVTHVVAAHAGTPESRWALEERKFLVYPSWIEASHCMWQKCHEDRFPVFEDDQIGQDRKRDKKKKSKKEEILATSS, from the coding sequence ATGAGTCTGGGGACCGATTGTCCTCCAATCCATAATAACTCTGGTGATGAATTCTCCATCTGTGAGGAGAGGACCACAAAAAGGCCTAAggtagaagaagagattaatGATCATCATCTGGGAACAACAAGCATGCATCAGATAGAGATCAAAGATACTTGTGCTTCTTGTTTGTGTGATGATTGTGCCAACTTTGCTGTGACATTCAGTTTCAAATATAACGATGGTGAAATTGAGCTTTTACGCAAGGTCGCCACTCACGAAATACTCCACCGCAGAAAACTCCAGTTGGTACTCAATCTCAATCACACCTTGTTGAGAGTCGCCGGTATCGATGATCTGACCCTGGAAGACGAAGCATATTTAGATACCCAATTCACCGATGATCCTCTGCGGCAAGATATTCTCATTGTGACAGTTCCTCCCAAGATGAAATCTATGTTTCTCAAGTTTAGGCCCTTTGTTCAAACCTTTCTCAAGGAAGCCAGTGACATGTTTGAGATGAATGTGTACTCAAATTCCCCTCTATCTCTTGTGCGGGAAATTATTCGGCTACTGGATCCAAGAAATGAGTACTTCGGTTCTAGGGTGTTTTCGCGAGACGATTTTTGCAGCACCCACCCGAAAAACAAGTGCCTCGATGTTTTGCTTGCTCAAGAGTCTGCTGTTTTGATCCTTGATCATAAACTAGAGGCATGGAGGgagcaaaatcaaaataatgTAATGCCTATGCAAGAGTATTTTTTCTGTGAAGAAGAGGAAAGCGAGCTCAGATCTTGTTGCGAGATGGAAACTAATGAAGGGTATTATCTTGCACTTATTCTTCAACGTCTTAAGCAGATACACAATAGGTTCTTTGATGACGAAGTAATATGTGACAAACTTATCGACAGAGATGTGAGGAAGGTGTTAGAAACTCTTCGGGGGTCCGTCTTGGGAGGGTGTAAAATTGCTTTCGACCCTCTTCAGGCCGATAAGCTACAGTTGTGGAAGATGGCAGAGCAGTTGGGAGCTACTTGTGTTGAACAAATGGACGCATCGGTCACACATGTGGTTGCAGCTCATGCTGGAACACCGGAATCTCGTTGGGCACTGGAAGAGAGAAAGTTCTTGGTCTATCCGAGTTGGATTGAAGCATCACATTGTATGTGGCAAAAGTGTCATGAAGACAGGTTTCCTGTTTTTGAGGATGACCAAATTGGGCAAGACCGCAAGAGagacaagaaaaagaagagtaaaaagGAAGAGATTTTAGCAACATCGTCTTAG
- the LOC112177350 gene encoding RNA polymerase II C-terminal domain phosphatase-like 4, whose amino-acid sequence MAELLDPEKDYFFTSSSRVISCNDHSSRGQKKCLDLVRGCEDSNVLILDDTREAWTKVYQDNWIVIKRYHFLKYSSQTMCLNNRKSLAELKTDDYVEHILQLLKQVHATFFVHKLPNNNNFGKDVRQIFLLESIIFGKWQRNWGQLVQLKGMNHQSPMWLQHILERKNSLPAVKNKKLLVRREWVES is encoded by the coding sequence ATGGCTGAGTTGCTTGACCCCGAAAAAGACTACTTCTTCACTTCCAGCTCTAGAGTAATATCGTGCAACGATCACAGCTCCCGAGGACAAAAGAAGTGTCTAGATCTTGTGCGCGGTTGTGAAGATTCTAATGTCTTGATCCTTGACGATACTCGAGAGGCATGGACAAAGGTATATCAGGACAATTGGATAGTAATAAAACGATATCATTTCCTCAAATACAGTTCTCAAACAATGTGCCTCAATAACCGCAAGTCTCTCGCCGAGTTGAAGACGGATGATTATGTTGAACATATTCTTCAGCTTCTTAAGCAAGTGCACGCTACATTCTTTGTTCATAAGCTGCCCAACAACAATAATTTTGGAAAGGATGTAAGGCAGATATTTTTACTAGAATCAATAATATTTGGAAAATGGCAGAGGAATTGGGGGCAACTTGTTCAACTCAAGGGGATGAACCATCAGTCACCCATGTGGTTGCAACATATACTCGAACGTAAGAATTCTCTTCCAGCAGTGAAGAACAAAAAGCTGTTGGTCCGCCGAGAATGGGTTGAATCTTAA